A section of the Agarivorans litoreus genome encodes:
- a CDS encoding sugar ABC transporter substrate-binding protein: protein MRKILLLIGLMFTLAQANAKVTLWNAHNPSQYLDNAIIEFERLSGVTVEKNNFLSERLREEVLNQARTNTLPDILYVPSDFVGMHDLISLAPVPKDWIIPQIEPRVLKAGFTDNQQYGLPLFQGNHLVLYYNKDLVKQPVSSWAELLEQQSALSQGEQRAIVWNYSEMYWFIPFLTAFQGWPLNDGKITLDTKEMQQALTFYKQLKDIGLVDPKCNHDCSVERFKSGQSAYMINGDWIYKELKQSMDERLGVSTLPNIKGQPMLPMFSGYVLAFPRLSTSDENYQQIKQFSGFMQQHDAQSIIYQQGGLIPANVELVSKIIKDNNPNEQNMLKQMDKTRAMPGAAEMTVVWLALDRGFNRYMEHNYSVEQATQFMQTIADKETRKRGRKK from the coding sequence ATGCGCAAAATACTGCTGTTAATAGGCTTAATGTTTACGCTTGCTCAGGCTAACGCAAAAGTCACATTGTGGAATGCTCATAATCCATCTCAATATCTCGATAACGCCATTATTGAATTTGAAAGACTGTCCGGCGTAACCGTTGAAAAAAATAACTTCTTGTCAGAGCGATTACGCGAAGAGGTGCTTAACCAAGCCCGCACTAATACCTTGCCAGATATTCTTTATGTGCCTAGTGATTTTGTTGGCATGCATGACTTGATCTCCTTAGCTCCGGTACCTAAAGACTGGATTATTCCCCAAATTGAACCACGCGTACTAAAAGCAGGTTTTACCGACAATCAACAATATGGGCTACCGTTGTTTCAAGGTAACCATTTGGTGCTTTACTACAATAAAGACTTAGTTAAACAACCCGTAAGCTCTTGGGCCGAGTTGTTAGAGCAGCAATCAGCGCTTAGCCAAGGTGAGCAACGAGCTATTGTTTGGAATTACTCTGAGATGTATTGGTTCATTCCATTCTTAACTGCATTTCAAGGGTGGCCACTTAATGACGGCAAAATAACTTTAGATACCAAAGAAATGCAGCAAGCTTTAACGTTTTACAAACAGCTTAAAGATATTGGCTTGGTGGATCCAAAATGCAATCACGATTGCAGTGTAGAACGATTTAAGAGCGGTCAGTCCGCTTATATGATTAACGGTGATTGGATTTATAAAGAATTGAAACAAAGTATGGATGAGCGGCTAGGCGTAAGCACTTTACCCAATATTAAAGGTCAGCCAATGTTGCCGATGTTTTCTGGTTATGTGTTAGCTTTTCCTCGTCTCTCAACGTCAGATGAAAATTACCAACAAATTAAGCAATTTAGTGGATTTATGCAGCAGCATGATGCACAAAGTATTATTTATCAGCAAGGCGGTTTAATCCCAGCCAATGTTGAGCTAGTTTCAAAAATAATTAAAGATAACAATCCAAATGAACAAAACATGTTAAAACAAATGGACAAAACTAGAGCGATGCCCGGTGCTGCTGAAATGACCGTGGTGTGGTTAGCTTTAGATCGCGGCTTTAATCGGTATATGGAGCATAATTACTCGGTAGAACAAGCTACTCAATTTATGCAAACCATAGCGGATAAAGAAACCCGAAAACGCGGACGCAAAAAATGA